In Fusarium oxysporum f. sp. lycopersici 4287 chromosome 4, whole genome shotgun sequence, a genomic segment contains:
- a CDS encoding oxidoreductase, translating into MAPPGPITTPLTSLLGIKHPIILAGMARVSGGRLAAAVSNAGGLGIIGGFQYTPDQLREIIAEMKANFSRPDLPFGVDLALPQIGGNARKTNHDYTGGKLDELVDIIIDSGAKLFVSAVGVPPPQVIKRFHDKGILVMNMVGHPKHATKALELGVDMVCAQGGEGGGHTGDVANSILIPAVADVASKYHPPLLKGLPALVIAAGGISSGRSLASSLMQGAVGVWVGTRFVASVEASCSEEHKKEVVSCGFEDTQRTLVISGRPLRMKTNDYIRKWHEQPDKIKELCDKGVVPIEYDFEQGNDFDLPHLMGQVAGAITKIQPAGEIVDEMVKEAVDMLKLGGTYLTAIPRL; encoded by the exons atgGCACCTCCAGGCCCAATTACAACACCACTTACATCCTTGCTGGGAATCAAGCACCCCATCATCCTCGCCGGTATGGCTAGGGTGTCTGGTGGTCGTCTTGCAGCAGCTGTATCCAATGCTGGCGGTCTCGGTATAATCGGTGGTTTCCAATACACACCCGATCAACTTCGAGAGATCATTGCGGAAATGAAGGCCAATTTCTCGCGACCTGATCTACcctttggtgttgatctCGCCCTGCCTCAGATTGGAGGCAATGCGCGTAAGACCAACCATGATTACACTGGTGGAAAGTTGGACGAGTTGGTGGACATCATCATTGACAGCGGTGCCAAGTTGTTTGTCAGTGCTGTTGGTGTACCGCCACCTCAAGTGATTAAGAGGTTTCATGATAAGGGAATCCTGGTCATGAACATGGTTGGCCATCCTAAGCATGCA ACCAAAGCGCTCGAGCTGGGAGTTGACATGGTCTGCGCTCAAGGtggtgaaggaggaggtCACACAGGAGATGTTGCAAactccatcctcatccccGCCGTCGCAGACGTTGCTTCAAAGTACCACCCTCCTCTTCTCAAGGGTCTGCCAGCGTTGGTTATTGCAGCCGGAGGTATCTCCTCTGGAAGGAGTCTTGCGAGCTCATTGATGCAGGGCGCTGTAGGCGTATGGGTAGGTACACGGTTTGTAGCCTCTGTTGAAGCGAGTTGCAGTGAGGAACATAAGAAGGAGGTTGTTTCATGTGGATTCGAAGATACGCAGCGAACTCTTGTTATCTCTGGACGACCATTGAGAATGAAGACGAACGATTACATCAGGAAGTGGCATGAGCAGCCAGATAAGATCAAGGAACTGTGTGATAAGGGTGTTGTACCAATTGAGTACGACTTTGAGCAGGGCAACGATTTCGATCTGCCACATTTGATGGGACAGGTTGCTGGagccatcaccaagatccAGCCTGCTGGGGAGATTGTCGAtgagatggtcaaggaagCTGTTGATATGCTCAAGTTGGGAGGGACCTACTTGACAGCTATCCCGAGACTGTAA
- a CDS encoding STE24 endopeptidase, which yields MSTRLDNFMKSKNVVLFFGGVVSMAAAYTIWGNDGQGVFPPQPDPTGDPKTWTKEECQLWLNKASESLTAVDVG from the exons ATGTCGACCCGGCTTGATAACTTTATGAAGTCCAAG AACGTCGTCCTCT TCTTTGGAGGCGTTGTTTCTATGGCAGCGGCATACACAATCTGGGGAAACGATGGTCAGGGTGTTTTCCCACCTCAGCCAGATCCTACTGGTGATCCAAAAACATGGACAAAGGAAGAATGCCAATTGTGGTTGAACAAGGCAAGCGAATCACTCACAGCCGTTGACGTAGGCTAA
- a CDS encoding mevalonate kinase, whose product MPSVTPVMVNGLNGSHANGNGNSHGPASDSGSETSGDSSNGSARRRMKLNRKMSSPMAPPFMVSAPGKVIVFGEHSVVHGKAAIAAAISLRSYLHVTTLSKSKRTVSLRFADIDLVHTWNIDDLPWDAFQQPSKKKSYYSLVTELDPDLVAAIQPHIEVVSPNHPEEIRRVHHSSVSAFLYLFLSLGSPSFPPCLYTLRSTIPIGAGLGSSASVSVCLSAALLLQLRTLSGPHPDQPSEEARLQVERINRWAFVSEMCIHGNPSGVDNTVATQGKAVVFQRTDYSKPPTVRPLWDFPELPLLLVDTRQSKSTAHEVGKVAKLKQTHPKLVGTILDAMDKVTDAASELIHDTSFDSNSETDLSKVGELMTINHGLLVSLGVSHPRLERVRELVDHEGIGWTKLTGAGGGGCSITLLRPGVPTDKLQKLEGQLESENYAKFETTLGGDGIGVLWPAVLKNGTEEDDEGGMEIDLEKFLEAEGTEGVEKLVGVHGDTGEREGWKFWRVESQ is encoded by the exons ATGCCGTCTGTGACCCCAGTCATGGTAAACGGGCTCAATGGCAGCCATGCCAATGGCAACGGCAATAGTCACGGCCCTGCCTCTGATTCCGGCTCCGAAACATCTGGCGACTCCAGCAATGGCAGTGCCCGTCGTCGCATGAAGTTGAATCGCAAAATGTCTAGCCCCATGGCACCTCCTTTCATGGTATCAGCACCAGGAAAGGTCATTGTTTTTGGGGAACACTCCGTTGTCCATGGAAAG GCAGCCATTGCCGCAGCCATCTCACTGCGGTCCTACCTTCACGTCACCACCCTCTCCAAGTCGAAACGTACCGTCTCGCTCCGATTCGCTGATATCGATCTCGTTCATACCTGGAACATCGACGACCTGCCATGGGACGCTTTCCAACAACcctccaagaagaagtcatACTACTCTCTCGTAACAGAACTCGACCCTGATCTTGTTGCGGCCATCCAACCACACATCGAAGTTGTCTCACCCAACCACCCAGAGGAGATTCGGAGAGTTCATCATAGCTCTGTCTCAGCTTTCCTCTACCTCTTCCTATCGTTAGGATCGCCATCCTTCCCCCCATGTCTATACACTCTCCGGTCAACAATACCAATTGGTGCTGGTTTGGGCAGCAGCGCGTCAGTTTCAGTATGCCTTTCAGCTGCACTTCTGCTTCAACTACGGACACTATCAGGCCCTCACCCAGATCAACCTTCGGAGGAAGCACGACTTCAAGTCGAACGAATCAACAGATGGGCATTTGTGTCAGAAATGTGTATTCACGGAAACCCTTCCGGCGTGGATAATACGGTTGCGACACAAGGTAAGGCCGTGGTGTTTCAACGGACAGATTACTCCAAACCACCGACGGTTCGACCATTGTGGGATTTCCCTGAACTGCCCCTGTTGTTGGTGGACACCCGGCAATCCAAGTCTACCGCACACGAGGTTGGCAAGGTCGCAAAGCTCAAACAAACCCACCCTAAGCTTGTTGGCACGATCTTGGATGCGATGGACAAGGTCACGGATGCCGCTTCTGAGCTCATTCACGACACTTCTTTTGACAGCAATTCGGAGACGGACCTTAGCAAGGTGGGCGAGCTGATGACCATCAATCATGGCCTATTAGTATCACTAGGCGTTTCTCATCCACGTTTGGAACGAGTGCGAGAACTCGTCGACCATGAGGGTATTGGCTGGACAAAGTTAACTGGCGCTGGCGGTGGTGGATGTTCAATCACTCTTTTACGACCCGGTGTACCCACAGATAAGCTGCAAAAGCTCGAAGGACAACTAGAGTCTGAGAATTACGCCAAATTCGAGACGACCCTTGGTGGCGACGGTATTGGCGTCCTTTGGCCAGCTGTCTTGAAGAACGGTAcagaggaagatgacgagggcGGTATGGAgattgatcttgagaagttctTAGAAGCTGAAGGCACTGAGGGTGTCGAAAAGCTCGTCGGAGTACATGGCGATACTGGGGAAAGAGAGGGATGGAAGTTCTGGCGAGTTGAAAGCCAATAA
- a CDS encoding protein farnesyltransferase/geranylgeranyltransferase type I alpha subunit produces the protein MPPKTKASSKAPNPEPRAAPESPPDTIAQRSQQRFFQTNPIENRRQQVGLSALTPAEKKTYAHVNLIHPAVNRRVPFSNKTEREFWKFVTKEGLPIRRLPRDYAWGKDRSGRDIGTYSPDELEQRTLKHAKLTSLQIQHRQFLKKREKQLEVTTEEIAAEKTRRKAMAALKRDLYGEITGSLAQDPEWDDVIPIPQNEPEGALAQIAYPDDYAEAVSYLRAVMAADECSPRSLRLTEHVISMNPAHYTVWLFRFKIISVLKLSIPDEITWLNEVALSNLKNYQIWNHRQLLMDHYYPLIEEDTATVRQLARSETQFITKMLESDAKNYHVWSYRQYLVSKLYMWTMSELLSTQNHIEEDVRNNSAWSHRFYLVFSDPTASTPGSGPTEADPRVPAETIDREINYSKEKIDLAPQNQSPWNYVFAVLTKGSRPLSSFKEFAEKFVTALGRGSRRGPQFTCA, from the exons atGCCACCCAAGACAAAAGCCAGCTCCAAGGCCCCGAACCCCGAGCCCAGAG CCGCTCCAGAATCTCCCCCAGACACCATCGCCCAGCGTTCGCAGCAGCGCTTCTTCCAGACGAATCCTATCGAGAACCGTCGTCAGCAAGTCGGTTTATCGGCTCTTACTCccgctgagaagaagacataCGCACACGTTAACCTTATCCATCCCGCTGTAAACCGCCGCGTACCCTTTTCCAACAAGACAGAGCGTGAGTTCTGGAAGTTCGTTACAAAAGAGGGTCTACCTATTCGCAGACTTCCCCGCGACTACGCCTGGGGAAAAGACCGTTCCGGACGAGATATCGGGACATATTCGCCcgacgagcttgagcagcGCACCTTAAAGCACGCAAAGCTCACATCGCTACAAATACAGCACCGTcagtttctcaagaagcgAGAGAAGCAGCTCGAAGTAACCACAGAGGAAATCGCCGCTGAAAAGACGAGAAGAAAAGCTATGGCTGCGCTCAAGAGGGACTTGTACGGGGAGATCACGGGAAGTCTGGCCCAGGATCCTGAATGGGACGATGTCATCCCCATCCCGCAGAATGAGCCCGAAGGCGCCCTCGCGCAGATTGCCTACCCGGACGACTACGCCGAGG CCGTATCCTACCTTCGCGCCGTCATGGCTGCAGACGAATGCTCTCCCCGAAGTCTGCGTTTGACAGAGCACGTCATTTCCATGAATCCAGCACACTACACTGTCTGGTTGTTCCGCTTCAAGATTATCTCGGTACTCAAGCTCAGCATTCCTGATGAGATCACATGGTTGAACGAGGTTGCTCTCAGCAATCTCAAGAACTACCAGATTTGGAACCATCGCCAGCTCCTGATGGACCACTACTATCCTCTTATCGAGGAGGATACTGCGACTGTTCGTCAGCTGGCTCGTTCTGAGACGCAGTTCATCACAAAGATGCTGGAATCAGATGCCAAGAACTACCATGTTTGGTCGTATCGCCAGTACCTCGTCTCCAAGTTGTACATGTGGACTATGAGtgagcttctttccaccCAAAACCACATTGAAGAGGATGTACGAAACAACTCAGCTTGGTCGCACCGCTTCTATCTTGTCTTTTCAGACCCCACAGCCTCCACCCCTGGATCAGGACCTACGGAAGCAGACCCCCGCGTTCCAGCAGAGACAATTGATCGAGAGATCAACTACTCCAAAGAGAAGATTGATCTAGCGCCGCAGAATCAGTCTCCGTGGAACTATGTCTTTGCTGTTCTGACCAAGGGCTCTCGTCCCCTATCCTCCTTCAAAGAGTTCGCCGAGAAGTTTGTCACTGCACTGGGGAGAGGAAGCAGAAGAGGTCCGCAGTTCACATGCGCTTGA
- a CDS encoding hypothetical protein (At least one base has a quality score < 10), whose translation MRAFRFQSLHGLRQLKSRLAFQSHLSRLGCRAYAPTSQWRRSNSTESTGKEKPFYVTTPIFYVNAAPHIGHLYTMVLADVIKRWKQISGHEAYLATGTDEHGMKIQQAALKEGLPPKEFCDNNSNKFKDLAEHANISHDFFIRTTDQEHKDVVQQFWLLLKARAPEGLGLYKGKHEGWYCVSDECFYPEDLVQSSVSPQTGRKIMVSTESGNEVEWVSEDTWFFPLSKYKEKLLQFYDENPTWIQPAHRMNEVRNWVQDHLEDLSITRPATRLNWGIKDPEDPNNTIYVWVDALVNYLTTSGFGTKWQVGDKDTGIWPADMHIVGKDIIRFHAIYWPALLMAAGLPLPKQILCHNHWTMSNRKMSKSIGNVVNPFFAVQRWSLDALRYFLVRNGSYKGDMDYANESIAAIYEKDLQANIGNLFNRISRVRNNKWSTIEAVELAKAGKFENLKEILPTTSPGPDFLSLENSLQCLPEEIRTNMDNNQVNHALRCIFSLLQDTNRFISETAPWKIVKETKSDENAQTRLNWVIYRSAEALRIAGIFLQPVMPEKATQLLDGLGVKPERRTVEYARADADLDYGTGPALVSRQPDAFGSMFPPVAGIELPDAEVVAGMEGPKNRLGRVVAALAKEAQKALEAEKTQEVETKEPKTKEAETKEAETKEPETKE comes from the exons ATGAGGGCCTTCAGGTTTCAATCGTTACACGGCCTACGCCAATTAAAATCTAGATTGGCCTTTCAATCCCACTTGAGTCGCCTAGGATGTCGAGCCTATGCGCCAACCTCACAATGGCGCCGTTCGAATAGCACTGAGTCGACAGGCAAAGAGAAGCCATTTTATGTGACAACGCCGATCTTTTATGTCAATGCTG CTCCTCATATCGGCCATCTGTACACCATGGTTCTGGCAGATGTCATTAAACGATGGAAGCAAATCAGCGGCCATGAGGCCTACCTGGCTACAGGCACTGACGAACATGGCATGAAGATCCAACAAGCAGCTCTGAAAGAAGGATTGCCACCGAAGGAATTCTGCGACAACAACTCCAACAAGTTCAAAGACCTCGCCGAACATGCCAACATCTCGCACGATTTCTTTATCCGAACCACCGATCAAGAACATAAAGATGTTGTACAGCAgttttggcttcttctcaaggctcGCGCACCTGAGGGATTGGGTCTGTACAAGGGAAAGCATGAGGGATGGTACTGTGTCAGTGATGAGTGCTTCTATCCTGAAGATCTTGTCCAGTCAAGCGTTTCTCCTCAAACAGGGCGCAAGATCATGGTCAGCACAGAGTCAGGCAATGAGGTTGAATGGGTTTCGGAAGATACGTGGTTTTTCCCGTTGTCCAAGTATAAGGAGAAATTGCTTCAGTTCTATGACGAGAACCCGACATGGATTCAACCAGCTCATCGTATGAATGAAGTGCGCAACTGggttcaagatcatcttgaGGATCTCTCCATCACTCGCCCTGCAACAAGACTGAACTGGGGAATCAAGGATCCCGAAGATCCCAACAACACTATCTACGTTTGGGTGGACGCTCTTGTTAATTATCTAACCACATCTGGGTTCGGCACAAAGTGGCAGGTTGGTGATAAGGACACGGGAATCTGGCCAGCAGACATGCACATCGTCGGCAAAGACATCATTCGATTCCACGCGATCTACTGGCCTGCTCTTCTCATGGCCGCAGGTCTTCCCCTACCTAAGCAGATCCTCTGCCACAACCACTGGACCATGTCGAACCGCAAAATGTCAAAATCCATCGGCAATGTCGTCAACCCTTTCTTCGCCGTTCAGCGCTGGAGTCTCGACGCTTTGCGATACTTCCTCGTGCGAAATGGCAGTTACAAGGGCGACATGGACTACGCGAACGAATCTATCGCTGCTATCTACGAGAAGGACCTTCAGGCCAACATTGGTAACCTGTTCAACCGAATTTCTCGTGTCAGGAATAATAAATGGAGTACGATTGAGGCAGTTGAACTTGCGAAGGCCGGGAAGTTTGAGAACCTCAAAGAGATCTTGCCTACGACTTCTCCTGGGCCCGACTTTTTAAGTCTCGAGAACAGTCTGCAGTGCCTACCGGAGGAAATTCGAACCAACATGGATAACAATCAAGTGAACCATGCCCTGCGGTGTATCTTTTCGCTTCTCCAGGAC ACCAACCGCTTTATTTCAGAAACTGCGCCCTGGAAGATTGTGAAAGAGACGAAGTCGGATGAAAATGCGCAAACCCGGCTCAATTGGGTTATTTACCGATCAGCCGAAGCTCTGCGCATTGCAGGCATCTTTCTGCAACCTGTCATGCCCGAAAAGGCTACCCAGCTACTCGATGGTCTAGGTGTCAAGCCAGAGCGACGTACCGTCGAGTATGCTCGCGCTGACGCTGATCTCGATTATGGCACAGGACCTGCTCTTGTGAGTAGACAACCTGATGCCTTTGGGTCTATGTTCCCTCCTGTCGCGGGCATTGAGCTGCCTGATGCTGAAGTTGTGGCTGGGATGGAAGGGCCAAAGAATCGACTGGGTCGTGTGGTGGCAGCGTTGGCGAAGGAGGCTCAAAAGGCTCTAGAGGCTGAAAAGACCCAAGAGGTTGAGACCAAAGAGCCTAAGACTAAGGAAGCCGAGACTAAGGAGGCCGAAACCAAAGAGCCTGAGACTAAAGAATGA
- a CDS encoding acid phosphatase, producing MYSKTLSLSLLFGNAASEVIHGAVVFSRHGDRTTKWYGAQSLTSLGAEQNFQVGRDYRDRYLASDSQYRILGISEDEYKPSQIFASAPDQGILMNTATAFLQGFYPPLADLDPEIASQTLNNGSESQAPLDGYQYVRLHTINDNSPDTIWIKGDDACPKYVTASKSFMKSDVFAQREEDTKEFYEQFYDVLSDGVYNLRPENMTYKNAYNIFDLVNVARIHNSTSPARNVSNADLLQLRTLADSAELGQNWNESDTARAIGAETLSGAILNQLNETVTSQGKLKFSLFAGSYDTFLAFFGLADLLDVSPNFYGLPDYASTMAFELFTDDNTDSFPSDPEADLRVRWLFRNSTAGDLETYPLFGTGEDSLSWSKFVTEIEKRAITDVGDWCTKCGAEEDFCAAYEDDDETAEGESENKTSKKGGMSNAVAGVIGAMVTLGVVAIVGAAAFVLLRRKRTTPAGEKSSVRSGSTDGNAAKV from the exons ATGTATTCCAAGACTCTTTCGTTGAGCTTGCTTTTTGGCAATGCTGCCAGTGAAGTCATTCATGGCGCTGTAGTCTTTAGCCGTCATGGAGATC GCACTACAAAGTGGTACGGCGCTCAATCTCTCACTAGTCTCGGCGCAGAGCAGAATTTCCAAGTTGGTCGAGATTACCGTGATCGATATCTCGCTTCAGACTCTCAATATCGTATCTTGGGTATTTCTGAGGATGAGTACAAGCCTTCTCAGATCTTTGCCAGTGCTCCTGATCAGGGCATTCTCATGAACACGGCTACAGCTTTCCTTCAAGGGTTTTACCCTCCTCTGGCCGACCTCGATCCTGAGATTGCGTCTCAGACTCTTAACAACGGTTCTGAGAGCCAGGCTCCCCTCGATGGATACCAATATGTTCGTCTTCACACTATCAACGATAACTCACCAGACACCATCTGGATCAAGGGCGATGATGCTTGTCCTAAGTATGTTACTGCCTCAAAGTCTTTCATGAAGAGCGACGTCTTCGCTCAGCGCGAGGAAGACACGAAGGAATTTTACGAGCAATTCTACGATGTCCTCTCCGACGGCGTCTACAACCTTCGTCCTGAGAACATGACCTACAAGAACGCTTACAACATTTTTGATCTCGTCAACGTCGCTCGCATCCACAACAGCACCTCTCCAGCACGCAACGTCTCAAACGCGgaccttcttcaactccGCACCCTCGCTGACTCTGCAGAACTCGGCCAGAACTGGAACGAGTCTGATACCGCTCGAGCCATTGGTGCTGAGACTCTCTCCGGTGCTATTCTCAACCAGCTGAATGAGACTGTTACTTCTCAAGGAAAGCTCAAGTTTTCTCTCTTCGCTGGAAGTTACGATACTTTCCTTGCTTTCTTCGGTCTTGCggatcttcttgatgtaTCTCCCAATTTCTACGGTCTGCCAGACTATGCCTCTACAATGGCATTTGAGCTCTTCACCGATGATAACACGGACAGTTTCCCCTCGGACCCAGAGGCTGATCTACGTGTGCGTTGGCTCTTCCGCAACAGCACGGCTGGTGATCTTGAGACTTACCCTCTGTTTGGGACTGGCGAGGACTCTCTTTCTTGGTCAAAGTTTGTgactgagattgagaagcgTGCTATTACTGATGTTGGAGATTGGTGCACCAAGTGTGGCGCCGAGGAAGATTTCTGTGCTGCGTacgaggacgatgacgagaCTGCCGAGGGCGAGAGTGAGAATAAGACTTCCAAGAAGGGTGGCATGTCCAACGCCGTTGCTGGTGTCATTGGTGCCATGGTTACCCTGGGTGTTGTCGCTATCGTTGGAGCTGCTGCTTTTGTTCTCTTGAGGCGCAAGCGAACTACCCCTGCTGGCGAGAAGAGCAGTGTTCGCAGCGGAAGCACTGATGGGAACGCGGCCAAGGTCTAG